In Treponema rectale, a single genomic region encodes these proteins:
- a CDS encoding type II toxin-antitoxin system RelE/ParE family toxin translates to MENEKVPKTYFKKLSDTDFYEVRIELGGNIYRLLGFFHNGNIVIFINGFQKKTQKTPKSEIEVCEARMKDFLKRSKENGK, encoded by the coding sequence TTGGAAAATGAAAAAGTTCCAAAAACATACTTTAAGAAACTATCAGATACCGATTTCTACGAAGTCAGAATTGAGTTGGGTGGAAATATTTATCGGCTGTTAGGATTCTTTCACAATGGAAATATTGTAATTTTTATAAATGGTTTCCAAAAGAAGACTCAGAAGACACCGAAATCTGAAATAGAAGTTTGTGAAGCAAGAATGAAAGATTTTTTGAAAAGGAGTAAAGAAAATGGCAAATAA
- a CDS encoding AbrB/MazE/SpoVT family DNA-binding domain-containing protein gives MELAKVTSKGQITIPLMIRNKLQLKAGDKVFFEESSGKVYITNASQITLANVQAQMKGEAKKAGFETEDDVVAYIKELRKSR, from the coding sequence ATGGAACTTGCAAAAGTAACTTCAAAAGGGCAGATTACAATTCCTCTTATGATAAGGAATAAGCTTCAGCTGAAAGCTGGCGATAAAGTTTTTTTTGAGGAGAGCAGCGGCAAAGTTTATATTACGAATGCATCTCAAATCACTCTGGCGAATGTACAGGCTCAAATGAAAGGCGAAGCAAAAAAAGCAGGCTTTGAGACAGAAGACGATGTTGTCGCTTATATCAAGGAATTGAGGAAATCCAGGTGA
- the mazF gene encoding endoribonuclease MazF codes for MVKSNYVPEKGDLVWLDFDPQAGHEQKGRRPAICVSQKIYNKKIGLALFCSITSHIKGYPFEIVLDNHSINGCILSDQVKNLDWTQRNCDFIEKATEKEINTVVDNIKLMIE; via the coding sequence ATGGTAAAATCAAATTATGTTCCAGAAAAAGGCGACTTGGTTTGGCTGGATTTTGACCCGCAAGCCGGACATGAGCAAAAAGGTCGCCGTCCTGCGATTTGTGTTTCTCAGAAAATATACAATAAAAAGATTGGGCTTGCTTTGTTCTGTTCTATAACAAGCCATATAAAAGGTTATCCTTTTGAAATTGTCTTAGACAATCATTCTATCAACGGTTGCATTTTGAGTGACCAGGTAAAAAATCTTGACTGGACTCAAAGAAACTGTGACTTTATAGAAAAAGCAACAGAAAAAGAAATTAATACTGTTGTTGATAATATCAAATTGATGATTGAATAG
- a CDS encoding type II toxin-antitoxin system RelE family toxin, with protein sequence MAWEIKYHPLAKEELARLDGSVRKIVLKGIIKVSDNPKPQSEGGYGKPLGNKAGNDLTGLLKIKYRDIGIRVVYKLVEDEKTHNMYILVISARADNEVYDLAGKRK encoded by the coding sequence ATGGCTTGGGAAATAAAGTATCATCCGCTTGCAAAAGAAGAGCTCGCACGTCTTGACGGTTCTGTCCGTAAGATAGTTTTAAAAGGAATTATTAAAGTCTCTGATAATCCAAAACCCCAAAGTGAAGGTGGCTATGGGAAGCCTTTAGGGAACAAAGCCGGTAATGATTTAACAGGACTGTTAAAGATAAAATACCGCGACATCGGAATCAGGGTTGTTTATAAACTTGTGGAAGATGAAAAAACGCATAACATGTATATTCTTGTAATTTCTGCAAGAGCTGATAACGAAGTTTACGATTTGGCTGGAAAAAGGAAATAG
- a CDS encoding type II toxin-antitoxin system Phd/YefM family antitoxin — translation MPRIIPIRDLKNTTAISTLCHEEEEPIFVTKNGYGDMVLMSMETYEKNLFLANVYGKLEEAKQDMKNGKYSSVEDAISRIKKNHGL, via the coding sequence ATGCCTAGAATAATTCCTATAAGGGATTTAAAAAACACTACAGCAATTTCGACTCTATGCCATGAAGAAGAAGAACCGATTTTCGTTACAAAAAATGGATATGGAGACATGGTTTTAATGAGCATGGAAACTTATGAAAAGAACCTGTTCCTTGCAAACGTATATGGAAAACTTGAAGAAGCAAAACAGGATATGAAAAACGGAAAGTATTCTTCTGTTGAAGATGCAATTTCAAGAATAAAGAAAAATCATGGCCTATAA
- a CDS encoding helix-turn-helix domain-containing protein — protein sequence MANKTLDLDDYISQRKEKDSEFAKNFDTGYEEFKIGMMIKEMRLESGMTQEQLAEKLETKKSVISRMENHSEDIRLSTLQKVASVFGKYGGLRMMPMAQDKVQLVLMVKGDNREEYITVECIANIAE from the coding sequence ATGGCAAATAAAACATTAGATTTAGATGATTATATTTCTCAGCGTAAAGAAAAAGATTCAGAATTTGCAAAAAATTTTGATACAGGTTATGAAGAATTCAAAATCGGTATGATGATAAAAGAAATGCGACTAGAGAGCGGAATGACACAAGAACAGTTGGCAGAAAAACTTGAAACTAAGAAAAGCGTTATTTCGCGAATGGAAAATCATTCCGAAGATATTCGATTATCTACCCTTCAAAAAGTTGCATCTGTGTTTGGAAAATATGGCGGTTTGAGAATGATGCCAATGGCACAAGACAAAGTTCAGCTAGTTTTAATGGTAAAAGGCGATAATCGCGAAGAATATATTACTGTTGAATGCATAGCTAATATTGCTGAATAA
- a CDS encoding AbrB/MazE/SpoVT family DNA-binding domain-containing protein, with amino-acid sequence MQAVVQKWGNSLGFRIPSLWAKDNNVKSGSKIEVIAEKGKMIILPQKKSLDDMMAMVNADNIHSEISTGHAIGNEEW; translated from the coding sequence ATGCAGGCAGTAGTTCAGAAATGGGGCAATAGCCTCGGTTTTAGGATTCCTTCTCTTTGGGCAAAAGATAATAATGTAAAAAGTGGCAGTAAAATTGAAGTGATTGCCGAAAAAGGAAAAATGATCATTCTTCCCCAGAAAAAATCGCTTGATGATATGATGGCTATGGTAAATGCCGATAACATTCATTCGGAAATTTCAACAGGCCATGCGATAGGTAACGAAGAATGGTAA
- a CDS encoding type II toxin-antitoxin system Phd/YefM family antitoxin — protein MKAMNALNVLDSIIPISLFNKGQANKIFADVKKFGTRIVVKNNTPECILMSPQSYQQMMEEYENAILAAEAEKRLAKNSEYISHDAVMKEFGLEESDLDDVEVNLE, from the coding sequence ATGAAAGCAATGAACGCATTAAACGTGCTTGATTCTATAATTCCCATAAGTCTTTTTAATAAGGGACAGGCAAACAAGATTTTTGCTGATGTAAAGAAATTTGGAACTCGTATTGTTGTAAAAAACAATACACCTGAATGCATTCTGATGAGTCCGCAAAGCTATCAGCAGATGATGGAAGAATATGAAAACGCCATTCTTGCCGCAGAGGCTGAAAAACGTCTGGCAAAAAACAGTGAATATATTTCGCATGATGCTGTTATGAAAGAATTTGGTCTTGAGGAGTCGGACTTAGACGATGTAGAAGTAAATCTGGAGTAA
- a CDS encoding NADase-type glycan-binding domain-containing protein — translation MKKNVLFLLFIVNLFFLQAETFQKIDMKNFKLEDKWYDIDLGVSVDHSIRFKDNTMFFIDYEKGKKFENYIIGSYKYSERKDGGLTFLDLENGTTYLCIASDDVLLLYSKDKKEPEYFGYYNLRIYEAMCFPDESNYQATSYLKENNKEYPAENIGTWNLETPWVENVKGNGIGQKITFGIDSTVIYLMTGYVSYEKPYLYKENSRPKKIKLSFLDVSKESMIIELEDTPAPQKITLGERIESNVELEILEVYEGTKYKDTCINSMFFLY, via the coding sequence ATGAAAAAGAATGTTTTATTTTTGTTATTTATAGTGAATTTATTTTTTTTGCAGGCTGAAACTTTTCAAAAAATAGATATGAAAAATTTTAAGCTTGAAGATAAATGGTATGACATCGATCTTGGTGTTAGTGTAGATCACAGCATCAGATTTAAAGATAATACTATGTTTTTCATTGATTATGAAAAAGGAAAAAAATTTGAAAACTATATCATTGGAAGTTACAAATATAGCGAAAGAAAGGATGGCGGCCTAACTTTTCTTGATTTAGAAAATGGAACAACTTATCTTTGCATAGCATCTGATGACGTTCTACTTTTGTATTCTAAAGATAAAAAAGAACCTGAATATTTTGGATATTATAATCTGAGAATCTATGAAGCTATGTGTTTTCCGGATGAATCAAATTATCAGGCAACATCATATTTAAAAGAAAACAATAAAGAATATCCTGCGGAAAATATTGGAACATGGAATTTGGAAACTCCCTGGGTAGAAAATGTTAAAGGAAACGGGATTGGTCAAAAAATAACATTTGGGATCGACTCTACTGTTATTTATTTAATGACAGGATATGTATCTTATGAAAAACCTTATCTTTACAAGGAAAATTCCAGGCCAAAAAAAATTAAGTTGTCATTTCTTGATGTGAGTAAAGAATCTATGATAATAGAACTTGAAGATACGCCGGCTCCTCAAAAAATTACTTTAGGAGAAAGAATAGAAAGTAATGTAGAACTGGAAATTCTTGAAGTCTATGAAGGAACAAAATACAAGGATACTTGCATTAATTCTATGTTTTTTCTTTATTAG
- a CDS encoding type II toxin-antitoxin system RelE/ParE family toxin: protein MEKAEQDLSEIVTYFTEKLCNPSAAESLLEEFLEEKNNISDNPYMYPLSNDSVLQSEGYHRFLFKKNYIVLYLIDDDEKEVSIMRIFYAKRDYANLI, encoded by the coding sequence ATGGAAAAGGCTGAGCAGGATTTATCCGAAATTGTAACTTATTTTACAGAAAAACTTTGTAATCCAAGTGCTGCTGAAAGTTTACTTGAAGAATTTCTCGAAGAAAAGAACAATATTTCAGATAATCCTTATATGTATCCGTTAAGTAATGATTCAGTTTTGCAATCTGAAGGATATCACAGATTTCTTTTCAAAAAAAATTATATTGTTCTATACTTAATCGACGATGATGAAAAAGAAGTATCTATAATGAGAATCTTTTATGCAAAAAGAGATTATGCTAATTTAATATAG
- a CDS encoding NADase-type glycan-binding domain-containing protein — protein sequence MNKTNLIIFFLCCIYMNSYSIENQNYSSEETSFYFFDKTFKQTTLNMETGEIFVRNGDFKILHDKYDNQQLVLTVDGNEEKYRFFEFDDWLILYKNNIPFFFGNKVSSRLLESLCFKPITATSFLKEGKKEYSSNKLSRWANLNYVWSEGVDGYGIGEKLFISEADLSKIYILPGYVSAERPDLYKKNSRPKTLRITTDTESFTVELKDKVEFQEIKFNNRNNKKIIIEILDVYKGDLYEDTCISSVLCRTWTSY from the coding sequence ATGAATAAAACAAATTTAATTATATTTTTTTTATGTTGTATTTATATGAATTCATATTCAATTGAAAATCAAAATTATTCCAGTGAAGAAACTAGTTTTTATTTTTTTGATAAAACATTTAAGCAGACAACTTTGAATATGGAAACTGGTGAGATATTTGTAAGGAATGGAGATTTTAAAATTCTTCATGACAAATATGATAATCAGCAGTTAGTATTGACTGTTGATGGAAACGAAGAAAAATATAGATTTTTTGAATTTGATGACTGGTTAATTTTATATAAAAATAATATCCCATTCTTTTTTGGTAACAAAGTATCCTCACGACTTCTTGAGTCTTTATGTTTTAAACCAATAACTGCAACTTCATTTTTAAAAGAGGGAAAAAAAGAATATAGTTCCAATAAACTTTCTAGGTGGGCTAATCTTAATTATGTATGGTCAGAAGGTGTTGATGGATATGGTATTGGGGAAAAACTTTTTATAAGTGAAGCTGATTTAAGCAAAATATATATTCTTCCTGGATATGTTTCAGCAGAACGACCAGATTTATATAAAAAAAACTCACGGCCTAAAACTTTGCGTATAACAACAGACACAGAAAGTTTTACGGTAGAATTAAAAGATAAAGTTGAGTTTCAGGAAATAAAATTCAATAATAGGAATAATAAAAAAATCATTATAGAAATTCTTGATGTCTATAAAGGTGATTTATATGAAGATACATGTATTTCCTCTGTATTATGTCGCACATGGACTTCTTATTAA
- a CDS encoding DUF3781 domain-containing protein → MDDKKTLLENIDKIHTTEMGADRIKKNLDLGNCNAVDFCKYKILEKNCSIYKQGKNWYCEIDGIRITVNSYSYTIITAHKM, encoded by the coding sequence ATGGATGATAAGAAAACTCTTTTAGAAAATATCGATAAAATCCATACAACAGAAATGGGAGCGGACAGAATCAAAAAGAATTTGGATCTTGGAAACTGCAATGCCGTTGATTTTTGTAAATATAAGATTTTAGAGAAAAACTGCAGCATTTATAAACAAGGCAAGAATTGGTATTGCGAAATCGATGGAATAAGAATAACTGTAAATTCATACAGCTATACAATCATTACGGCTCATAAAATGTAA
- a CDS encoding NADase-type glycan-binding domain-containing protein, with the protein MKKNILFLLFIVNLFFLQAETFQKIDMKDFKLEGKSYAVDQENTMDHSIRFKDNTMFFIDYEKGEKSENYIIGSYKYSERKDGGLTFLDLENGTTYLCIASDDVLLLYKQNKKEPEYFGYYTIRGYEALRLPNKLCFEASTYLKEKNKEYPAENIGTWDLETPWVENVKGNGIGQKVTFGIDDSVIYIMTGYVSYKKPYLYKENSRPKKIKLTFLDVSKEPMIIELEDTPAPQKITLGERIESNVELEILEVYEGTKYQDTCINTIFFRVY; encoded by the coding sequence ATGAAAAAGAATATTTTATTTTTGTTATTTATAGTGAATTTATTTTTTTTGCAGGCTGAAACTTTTCAAAAAATAGATATGAAAGATTTTAAGCTTGAAGGTAAATCATATGCTGTTGATCAGGAAAATACTATGGATCATAGCATCAGATTTAAAGATAATACTATGTTTTTCATTGATTATGAGAAAGGAGAAAAATCTGAAAACTATATCATTGGAAGTTACAAATATAGCGAAAGAAAGGATGGCGGCCTAACTTTTCTTGATTTAGAAAATGGAACAACTTATCTTTGCATAGCATCTGATGACGTTTTACTTCTCTATAAACAAAATAAAAAAGAACCTGAATATTTTGGGTATTATACAATTAGAGGTTATGAGGCTTTACGTCTTCCTAATAAATTATGTTTTGAGGCAAGTACATATTTAAAAGAAAAAAATAAAGAATATCCTGCAGAAAATATTGGAACATGGGATTTGGAAACTCCATGGGTAGAAAATGTTAAAGGAAACGGGATTGGTCAGAAAGTAACATTTGGAATTGACGATAGTGTTATTTACATAATGACAGGATACGTATCCTATAAAAAACCATATCTCTATAAAGAAAATTCACGACCAAAAAAAATTAAGCTTACATTTCTTGATGTGAGTAAGGAACCGATGATAATAGAACTTGAAGATACGCCCGCTCCTCAAAAAATTACTTTAGGTGAAAGAATAGAAAGTAATGTAGAACTGGAAATTCTTGAAGTCTATGAAGGAACAAAATATCAGGATACATGTATCAATACAATATTCTTTAGAGTTTATTAA
- a CDS encoding putative toxin-antitoxin system toxin component, PIN family, which translates to MRVFVDTNVVISTLLFPNGKVSKVFSHLLEKHTVIISSYTKEECKEVFEKKFPTKIEQLEIFFDGINFEEFTTPSKIAEKEYPKIRDIKDLPVLVSAILSDSDILLTGDKDFEDVKIDKPLIFTPAKYFDLIGN; encoded by the coding sequence GTGAGAGTTTTCGTAGATACAAATGTCGTAATCTCTACGCTTCTTTTTCCAAACGGAAAGGTTTCTAAAGTTTTTTCACATTTACTTGAAAAACATACGGTAATAATTTCTTCCTACACAAAAGAAGAATGTAAGGAAGTATTTGAAAAGAAATTTCCTACAAAAATTGAACAACTTGAAATCTTTTTTGACGGCATTAATTTTGAGGAATTCACAACTCCCTCTAAAATCGCTGAAAAGGAATATCCAAAAATCAGGGATATAAAGGATTTGCCCGTTCTGGTTTCTGCGATTTTATCTGATTCTGATATTTTACTTACAGGCGACAAAGATTTTGAAGATGTTAAAATTGATAAGCCATTGATTTTTACGCCTGCGAAATATTTTGACTTGATAGGAAATTAG